From a single Nymphaea colorata isolate Beijing-Zhang1983 unplaced genomic scaffold, ASM883128v2 scaffold0306, whole genome shotgun sequence genomic region:
- the LOC116244777 gene encoding uncharacterized protein LOC116244777 isoform X3 has protein sequence MAVSSFMAPKREKPSASSITRKEMSPLNASVAASDEKMEWSHFIGVGGKGLSAISILTPGCSNSNQPSGEIGRFCQATRNPLCSSANQFNVTQFCGPRPDDNVDSFGGTSNSTNVSRVQLGVFRQCSYISKAICCFGSSS, from the exons ATGGCGGTTTCTTCCTTCATGGCACCTAAAAGGGAAAAGCCCTCTGCGTCGTCGATTACCCGGAAAGAAATGTCACCTTTGAATGCTTCTGTTGCAGCAAGCGATGAGAAGATGGAGTGGAGTCATTTCATCGGTGTGGGCGGCAAAGGCCTGTCCGCTATCTCGATTCTCACTCCCGG CTGTTCAAATTCCAACCAGCCATCCGGGGAGATTGGGCGTTTTTGTCAG GCTACAAGGAATCCTTTGTGTTCAAGTGCCAACCAGTTCAATGTCACACAATTTTGTGGACCCCGTCCTGATGACAATGTGGACTCTTTTGGAGGCACTTCTAACTCCACAAATGTTTCTCGAGTCCAG CTTGGTGTGTTTAGACAATGCAGCTACATCTCAAAAGCCATATGCTGTTTTGGAAGTTCTTCGTGA
- the LOC116244777 gene encoding uncharacterized protein LOC116244777 isoform X1 yields the protein MAVSSFMAPKREKPSASSITRKEMSPLNASVAASDEKMEWSHFIGVGGKGLSAISILTPGCSNSNQPSGEIGRFCQATRNPLCSSANQFNVTQFCGPRPDDNVDSFGGTSNSTNVSRVQACPTQNFYEYVLSSLVPCLCAAPIKLGYRLKSPSISMLLPYVSCFYICSCLALIWILMSCWHQLLV from the exons ATGGCGGTTTCTTCCTTCATGGCACCTAAAAGGGAAAAGCCCTCTGCGTCGTCGATTACCCGGAAAGAAATGTCACCTTTGAATGCTTCTGTTGCAGCAAGCGATGAGAAGATGGAGTGGAGTCATTTCATCGGTGTGGGCGGCAAAGGCCTGTCCGCTATCTCGATTCTCACTCCCGG CTGTTCAAATTCCAACCAGCCATCCGGGGAGATTGGGCGTTTTTGTCAG GCTACAAGGAATCCTTTGTGTTCAAGTGCCAACCAGTTCAATGTCACACAATTTTGTGGACCCCGTCCTGATGACAATGTGGACTCTTTTGGAGGCACTTCTAACTCCACAAATGTTTCTCGAGTCCAGGCATGTCCAActcaaaatttctatgaatATGTTCTGTCATCACTTGTTCCATGTTTATGTGCTGCTCCTATTAAACTTGGATATCGTTTAAAAAGCCCTAGCATCTCTATGCTTCTGCCATACGtttcatgcttttatatttgctcatgtttggccttgatttggatcttgatgtcaTGCTGGCATCAATTGCTGGTATAG
- the LOC116244777 gene encoding uncharacterized protein LOC116244777 isoform X4 yields MPMRCEEAAQAMRRWSGVISSVWAAKACPLSRFSLPAVQIPTSHPGRLGVFVRLQGILCVQVPTSSMSHNFVDPVLMTMWTLLEALLTPQMFLESSLVCLDNAATSQKPYAVLEVLRDYVRATAQMVTTIFIT; encoded by the exons ATGCCCATGCGATGCGAAGAAGCAGCA CAAGCGATGAGAAGATGGAGTGGAGTCATTTCATCGGTGTGGGCGGCAAAGGCCTGTCCGCTATCTCGATTCTCACTCCCGG CTGTTCAAATTCCAACCAGCCATCCGGGGAGATTGGGCGTTTTTGTCAG GCTACAAGGAATCCTTTGTGTTCAAGTGCCAACCAGTTCAATGTCACACAATTTTGTGGACCCCGTCCTGATGACAATGTGGACTCTTTTGGAGGCACTTCTAACTCCACAAATGTTTCTCGAGTCCAG CTTGGTGTGTTTAGACAATGCAGCTACATCTCAAAAGCCATATGCTGTTTTGGAAGTTCTTCGTGATTATGTGAGGGCTACAGCTCAAATGGTCACCACAATATTCATTACTTAA
- the LOC116244777 gene encoding probable LRR receptor-like serine/threonine-protein kinase At1g06840 isoform X2 has protein sequence MTARSAHAHAMRRSSTSDEKMEWSHFIGVGGKGLSAISILTPGCSNSNQPSGEIGRFCQATRNPLCSSANQFNVTQFCGPRPDDNVDSFGGTSNSTNVSRVQACPTQNFYEYVLSSLVPCLCAAPIKLGYRLKSPSISMLLPYVSCFYICSCLALIWILMSCWHQLLV, from the exons ATGACTGCGAGATCTGCCCATGCCCATGCGATGCGAAGAAGCAGCA CAAGCGATGAGAAGATGGAGTGGAGTCATTTCATCGGTGTGGGCGGCAAAGGCCTGTCCGCTATCTCGATTCTCACTCCCGG CTGTTCAAATTCCAACCAGCCATCCGGGGAGATTGGGCGTTTTTGTCAG GCTACAAGGAATCCTTTGTGTTCAAGTGCCAACCAGTTCAATGTCACACAATTTTGTGGACCCCGTCCTGATGACAATGTGGACTCTTTTGGAGGCACTTCTAACTCCACAAATGTTTCTCGAGTCCAGGCATGTCCAActcaaaatttctatgaatATGTTCTGTCATCACTTGTTCCATGTTTATGTGCTGCTCCTATTAAACTTGGATATCGTTTAAAAAGCCCTAGCATCTCTATGCTTCTGCCATACGtttcatgcttttatatttgctcatgtttggccttgatttggatcttgatgtcaTGCTGGCATCAATTGCTGGTATAG